From the genome of Cytobacillus firmus, one region includes:
- a CDS encoding YqjF family protein, producing the protein MKKELQITGHRPFPLPDKPWVMEQIWNDVLFAHWPVPAEIMEKHIPSQLTLDTFKGEAWIGIVPFWISRMRVRGLPALPMMKSMNELNVRTYVEYGGKKGVYFFSLDADNFLAVTGARMLYFLPYMNAEMKVDKTEGLINYESRRKNENKESVQIKVQYKPASSPFNAQAGSLDEWLTERYCLWVTKGEEVFRGDIHHTKWQLHEASCSIYENTMASFLPDKYFTNEPILHYSPQKHAYFWPLTRVTS; encoded by the coding sequence ATGAAGAAAGAATTACAGATAACAGGGCACAGACCTTTTCCGCTGCCTGATAAACCCTGGGTGATGGAGCAAATATGGAATGATGTTCTGTTTGCACATTGGCCGGTACCGGCAGAAATAATGGAGAAGCATATTCCTTCTCAGTTAACTCTGGATACATTTAAGGGCGAAGCCTGGATCGGAATAGTACCTTTCTGGATCAGCAGAATGAGAGTCCGCGGCTTGCCGGCATTGCCAATGATGAAATCAATGAATGAGCTGAATGTAAGAACTTATGTAGAGTATGGGGGCAAGAAAGGTGTGTATTTTTTCAGCCTGGATGCCGATAATTTTTTAGCGGTTACAGGAGCCAGAATGCTATATTTCCTGCCCTATATGAATGCCGAAATGAAAGTTGATAAAACAGAAGGACTCATTAATTATGAAAGCAGGAGAAAAAACGAAAATAAAGAGAGCGTACAAATCAAAGTCCAATATAAGCCAGCTTCCAGCCCATTTAATGCACAGGCAGGGTCACTTGATGAATGGCTGACTGAGAGATATTGTCTATGGGTAACAAAAGGTGAAGAAGTTTTTCGCGGGGATATCCATCATACAAAATGGCAGCTGCATGAAGCTTCATGTTCGATATACGAAAATACAATGGCATCATTTTTACCTGACAAGTACTTTACGAACGAGCCAATTTTACACTATTCTCCTCAAAAGCATGCTTATTTTTGGCCCTTAACAAGGGTTACATCATGA
- a CDS encoding NupC/NupG family nucleoside CNT transporter: protein MSFIWGIFGIVTVLGIAFLLSSNRKAINLRTILGGLAIQFAFAFAVLKWDLGKKALEKLTFAVNDIVSYANEGVNFLFGGLFQEGSGVGFVFAFQVLTVVIFFSSLISVLYYTGIMQFIIKVIGGGLSKLLGTSKAESISAAANIFVGQTEAPLIVRPFISKMTKSELFAIMTGGLASVAGSVLIGYSLLGVPLEYLLAASFMAAPAGLVMAKMMMPETEKSETTDDINIEKDTKSVNIVDAAARGASDGLMLALNIGAMLLAFIALVALINGIIGFAGGLFGLENLTLEMILGFIFAPIAFAVGVPWAEAVQAGGYIGQKLVLNEFVAYSAFAPEISSLSPKTVAVVSFALCGFANISSMAILLGGLGNLAPDRRNDIAKLGIRAVIAGALASLLSAAIAGMLI, encoded by the coding sequence ATGAGTTTTATCTGGGGTATATTTGGGATTGTGACCGTATTGGGAATAGCTTTCCTTCTTTCATCAAATCGTAAAGCGATCAATTTACGCACAATTCTTGGCGGTCTAGCCATTCAGTTTGCCTTTGCCTTTGCCGTGCTAAAATGGGATCTTGGGAAAAAGGCACTGGAAAAATTAACTTTTGCAGTAAATGACATTGTAAGTTACGCCAATGAAGGAGTTAATTTCCTCTTTGGAGGATTATTTCAAGAAGGTTCAGGTGTTGGATTTGTATTTGCATTCCAGGTCCTGACAGTTGTTATCTTCTTCTCTTCCCTAATCTCCGTTCTATATTATACAGGGATCATGCAATTCATTATTAAAGTGATTGGCGGAGGCCTTTCTAAGCTGCTCGGAACCAGCAAGGCAGAATCGATTTCTGCTGCTGCCAATATTTTTGTCGGACAGACAGAGGCACCTCTTATCGTCCGCCCTTTCATCAGCAAAATGACAAAGTCGGAATTATTCGCTATCATGACCGGCGGTTTGGCTTCCGTGGCAGGTTCAGTTCTGATTGGTTATTCACTGCTTGGTGTTCCACTGGAATACCTGCTTGCAGCAAGTTTTATGGCAGCTCCTGCAGGTCTTGTAATGGCTAAAATGATGATGCCTGAAACTGAAAAATCAGAAACAACTGATGATATTAACATTGAAAAAGATACGAAATCTGTCAATATCGTAGATGCTGCGGCCCGGGGAGCGAGCGATGGTTTAATGCTTGCCTTGAACATCGGCGCCATGCTTCTTGCTTTCATCGCTTTAGTTGCCTTAATCAATGGAATCATCGGTTTTGCAGGCGGACTTTTCGGGCTTGAAAACTTAACACTTGAAATGATTCTTGGCTTTATTTTTGCACCAATTGCTTTTGCAGTTGGAGTCCCTTGGGCTGAAGCAGTACAGGCTGGCGGCTACATCGGCCAAAAGCTTGTGTTGAATGAATTCGTTGCTTACTCAGCCTTTGCTCCTGAAATCAGCAGCCTGTCTCCTAAGACTGTTGCAGTAGTAAGCTTCGCGCTTTGCGGCTTTGCGAACATTTCCTCTATGGCCATCCTTTTGGGCGGCCTCGGCAACCTGGCTCCTGACCGCAGGAATGATATTGCCAAGCTTGGCATCCGTGCAGTTATAGCTGGAGCTCTTGCCTCTCTATTAAGTGCAGCAATTGCAGGAATGTTAATTTAA
- a CDS encoding cold-inducible protein YdjO-related protein yields MIFNNFPVSCPYYEKKEAIPIFFNKKGQDDKPEVVMLDTEVYSCNSCNGWMRKDFASSDLKCPLCGDETTAEMRELPQIL; encoded by the coding sequence ATCATTTTCAATAATTTTCCCGTTTCTTGTCCATACTATGAAAAAAAGGAGGCGATTCCAATTTTTTTCAATAAAAAAGGCCAAGATGATAAGCCAGAGGTTGTAATGCTCGACACAGAGGTGTATTCCTGTAATAGCTGCAATGGCTGGATGAGAAAAGATTTTGCCTCTTCAGATTTAAAATGTCCATTATGCGGTGATGAAACAACTGCCGAAATGAGGGAATTACCGCAAATTTTATAA
- a CDS encoding YozQ family protein, giving the protein MNKKDNNEGTNIAGRYYETEDYKRNDQLSSGLATTHEQVSDTYMEGQADAVIEDVVGVDISIPRKGYDE; this is encoded by the coding sequence ATGAATAAAAAAGATAATAATGAAGGCACGAATATTGCTGGCAGATATTATGAAACTGAGGATTATAAAAGAAATGATCAGCTTTCTTCAGGACTCGCAACAACGCATGAGCAGGTAAGTGATACCTATATGGAAGGACAGGCGGATGCCGTTATTGAGGATGTAGTTGGCGTGGATATTTCCATCCCCCGTAAAGGGTATGATGAATAA
- a CDS encoding transcriptional regulator SplA domain-containing protein, which yields METIDPKKVKSGDEVYVIYHNPHTPSVANVRPAEIVPHPKDPNAVALFLNESFHLIEEDDALFSSEKDAEEAFQELYGEY from the coding sequence ATGGAAACAATTGATCCTAAAAAAGTAAAATCGGGAGATGAGGTATATGTCATTTACCATAATCCTCACACGCCCAGTGTAGCAAACGTTAGGCCTGCTGAAATTGTTCCGCATCCAAAAGATCCTAATGCAGTAGCCCTCTTTCTTAATGAGTCATTTCATTTAATAGAAGAAGATGATGCACTGTTTTCTTCTGAAAAGGATGCAGAAGAGGCTTTTCAGGAATTATACGGAGAGTACTGA
- a CDS encoding aldehyde dehydrogenase family protein, producing the protein MSQLTAGLKEKVEKFLSGKKKLYINGEFVESKSQKTFDTYNPATGEVLATVFEAGAEDIDLAVKAARKAFDEGKWSKMSASKRSRLMYKLADLMEENSEELAQLETLDNGKPIRETTNADIPLAIEHMRYYAGWSTKIVGQTIPVSGPFFNYTRHEAVGVVGQIIPWNFPLLMAMWKLGAALATGCTVVLKPAEQTPLSALYLAELMDQAGFPPGVINIVPGFGETAGQPLVDHPLVDKIAFTGSTEVGKRIMSNASKTLKRVTLELGGKSPNIILPDADLSKAIPGALNGVMFNQGQVCCAGSRVFIQKKQFDNVVADMASHAKKIKQGAGIHADTEIGPLVSAEQQNRVLGYIEKGLSEGAQLVAGGDKPQEQGYFVSPTIFADVNDEMTIAKEEIFGPVISAMPYDDIDELINRANNSEYGLAAGVWTRDVANAHYVANKLRAGTVWVNCYNAFDAASPFGGYKQSGIGREMGSYALDNYTEVKSVWISMK; encoded by the coding sequence ATGAGTCAGTTAACTGCAGGTTTAAAAGAAAAGGTAGAAAAGTTCTTAAGCGGAAAGAAGAAATTATATATCAATGGTGAATTTGTAGAAAGCAAATCACAGAAAACGTTTGATACGTATAATCCAGCGACAGGAGAAGTTCTGGCTACTGTTTTCGAAGCAGGTGCAGAAGATATTGATCTCGCAGTAAAAGCAGCCCGAAAGGCGTTTGATGAAGGAAAATGGTCTAAAATGAGCGCTTCTAAGCGCAGCCGCCTGATGTACAAGCTTGCCGATCTTATGGAAGAAAACAGTGAAGAATTAGCACAGCTTGAGACATTGGATAATGGAAAGCCAATCCGTGAAACAACAAATGCCGATATTCCATTGGCAATTGAACATATGCGCTACTATGCAGGCTGGTCTACGAAGATTGTCGGACAGACTATTCCTGTCAGCGGACCATTCTTCAACTATACCCGCCATGAAGCCGTTGGTGTAGTGGGGCAAATCATCCCTTGGAACTTCCCTCTTCTAATGGCAATGTGGAAGCTTGGTGCTGCCCTGGCAACAGGATGTACGGTTGTTCTTAAACCAGCGGAGCAAACACCTCTTTCCGCTTTATATCTTGCTGAGTTAATGGATCAGGCAGGCTTCCCTCCAGGGGTTATCAATATTGTCCCTGGTTTTGGAGAAACAGCTGGCCAGCCGCTTGTTGACCATCCGCTGGTAGATAAAATTGCCTTTACTGGTTCTACTGAAGTAGGTAAACGGATTATGTCCAATGCTTCAAAGACCTTGAAGCGGGTTACGCTTGAACTTGGCGGCAAGTCTCCGAACATTATCCTGCCGGATGCTGATTTATCAAAGGCAATTCCTGGAGCTCTTAACGGTGTTATGTTCAACCAGGGACAGGTTTGCTGTGCCGGCTCCCGTGTTTTCATACAAAAGAAGCAGTTTGATAATGTTGTAGCTGATATGGCTTCACATGCTAAAAAAATCAAGCAAGGTGCCGGAATTCATGCTGACACTGAAATCGGCCCGCTTGTATCTGCTGAGCAGCAAAACAGAGTTCTTGGGTACATTGAAAAAGGCCTAAGCGAAGGTGCTCAGCTTGTAGCAGGAGGAGATAAGCCTCAGGAGCAAGGTTACTTCGTCTCCCCTACTATCTTTGCAGATGTTAATGACGAAATGACAATTGCGAAGGAAGAAATCTTCGGACCGGTTATTTCGGCCATGCCTTATGATGACATTGACGAATTAATTAACCGTGCCAATAACAGCGAATATGGATTAGCTGCAGGAGTTTGGACTCGTGATGTTGCAAATGCACACTATGTGGCCAATAAACTCCGCGCTGGTACAGTTTGGGTGAACTGCTATAACGCTTTCGATGCTGCATCCCCATTTGGCGGCTATAAGCAATCCGGTATCGGACGTGAAATGGGCTCATACGCTCTTGATAACTATACAGAAGTTAAGAGTGTATGGATCTCCATGAAATAA
- a CDS encoding YjcZ family sporulation protein → MGAGAGYGGGFALIVVLFILLIIVGAACVGWGY, encoded by the coding sequence ATGGGTGCAGGTGCAGGATATGGCGGCGGTTTTGCTTTAATCGTTGTCCTGTTTATACTTCTAATCATTGTTGGTGCTGCTTGCGTAGGCTGGGGATATTAA
- the yhfH gene encoding protein YhfH, with protein sequence MIKSPVEFFRTLPKKVCPECGQTVKEQAESYLMECDRCLSKKME encoded by the coding sequence ATGATTAAAAGTCCGGTTGAATTCTTCAGAACCCTTCCTAAAAAGGTATGTCCCGAGTGTGGCCAAACAGTAAAGGAACAGGCTGAATCATACTTAATGGAATGTGATCGCTGTCTGTCAAAGAAAATGGAATAG
- the pepF gene encoding oligoendopeptidase F: protein MVQTAITRLKRHEVPKERTWKVEDLFALEEDWHKEIKSIEEDLAVFEQYKGKLHEGPQALLDCLSAQEKLSIRLVQAGTYASLRQSEDGTNPDNQAISSQIASLRAKAASTLSFIDSELLSLPDGTIRKYIKEESRLEPFRNGLTELLETKRHRLSPETEEALAALGEVFGAPYNIYQAAKLADMPFASFKDSQGNELPNSFALYEDRYEFSPDTTIRRNAYASFTDSLENYKNTFASAYSAEVKKEVTLSKLRKYSSVTQMLLDSQHVTEEMYNNQLDIIQKELAPHMRRYAQLKKKVLGLDRMLFCDLKAPLDPEFNPETTFEKASEVILEALKIMGPEYTDIMKKGLSERWVDLADNVGKSTGAFCASPYGSHPFILITWTDTMRGAFVLAHELGHAGHFYLANKYQRIMNTRPSTYFVEAPSTLNEMLLGQHLLAGTEDKRMKRWVILQMLGTYYHNFVTHLLEGEYQRRVYRLAEQGVPLTAKTLSAQKLDTLAEFWGDSVELDDKAALTWMRQPHYYMGLYPYTYSAGLTASTAMAQSIQEEGQPAVDRWLDVLKAGGTKKPLELLRSAGIDMSKPDPIRKAVSYVGSLVDELENSYV from the coding sequence ATGGTTCAAACAGCAATAACCAGATTAAAGCGTCATGAGGTACCGAAAGAGCGCACATGGAAAGTGGAGGATTTATTTGCATTGGAGGAAGATTGGCATAAAGAGATAAAGAGTATTGAAGAGGATCTTGCTGTTTTTGAGCAATACAAAGGAAAACTCCATGAAGGTCCGCAAGCTTTGCTTGACTGCCTTTCCGCTCAGGAAAAGCTTTCTATCCGTCTTGTCCAGGCCGGCACATATGCAAGCTTGCGCCAATCAGAAGATGGCACAAATCCCGATAATCAGGCTATTTCATCACAAATAGCCTCTTTAAGAGCAAAAGCCGCCTCCACTCTATCGTTTATTGATTCTGAGTTATTGTCTCTGCCTGATGGTACAATTCGAAAATACATAAAAGAAGAAAGCAGGCTGGAACCGTTCAGAAATGGGCTGACCGAACTGCTGGAAACAAAGAGGCACAGACTTTCTCCGGAAACGGAAGAAGCGCTGGCTGCATTAGGAGAAGTATTCGGTGCTCCCTATAATATCTATCAGGCTGCAAAACTTGCTGACATGCCATTTGCCTCATTTAAAGACAGTCAAGGAAACGAATTGCCCAACTCTTTTGCTCTTTACGAGGATCGCTATGAATTTTCGCCGGATACCACCATCAGACGGAATGCCTATGCCTCGTTTACAGATTCATTGGAAAACTACAAGAATACATTTGCTTCTGCATATTCTGCGGAGGTAAAAAAGGAGGTAACGCTTTCGAAACTGAGAAAATACAGCTCAGTCACACAAATGCTTCTCGATTCCCAGCATGTAACAGAGGAAATGTATAACAATCAGCTGGACATTATCCAAAAGGAACTTGCTCCCCATATGCGCAGATATGCTCAGTTGAAGAAAAAAGTCCTGGGATTGGATAGAATGCTTTTTTGTGACCTGAAGGCTCCACTTGATCCGGAGTTCAATCCGGAAACAACATTTGAAAAAGCATCAGAAGTCATATTGGAAGCTCTCAAGATAATGGGCCCGGAATATACCGATATAATGAAGAAAGGCCTGTCAGAACGGTGGGTTGATTTAGCTGATAACGTCGGAAAATCCACAGGCGCTTTTTGTGCAAGTCCGTACGGTTCACATCCTTTCATCCTGATTACATGGACAGACACGATGCGCGGTGCTTTTGTTCTCGCTCATGAGCTTGGGCATGCGGGTCATTTTTATTTGGCCAATAAATATCAGCGTATCATGAATACCCGCCCTTCAACCTATTTTGTCGAAGCACCCTCTACACTAAACGAAATGCTGCTTGGCCAGCATTTATTGGCTGGTACTGAAGATAAAAGAATGAAGCGCTGGGTTATTCTTCAAATGCTTGGAACTTATTATCATAACTTTGTCACACATCTTCTCGAAGGAGAGTACCAGCGCAGAGTATATCGTCTGGCTGAACAGGGTGTTCCGTTAACGGCGAAAACACTCTCAGCTCAAAAATTAGACACACTTGCTGAATTCTGGGGAGATTCGGTTGAACTGGATGATAAGGCCGCTTTAACCTGGATGAGACAGCCTCACTATTACATGGGACTTTACCCATATACCTATTCAGCCGGTTTAACAGCTTCCACTGCTATGGCACAAAGCATTCAGGAGGAAGGCCAGCCTGCTGTCGACCGCTGGCTTGATGTCCTTAAAGCCGGAGGAACGAAAAAACCGCTTGAACTGCTTAGGAGTGCCGGCATTGATATGTCTAAGCCGGATCCGATCCGCAAAGCAGTAAGCTATGTTGGATCATTGGTAGACGAATTGGAAAACAGCTATGTGTAA
- a CDS encoding sulfite oxidase, whose translation MNKRLSVPYLKTLSLTPENQESPIHFLKNWKTPQGYFYLRNHFAYPQIHTRNLVLSIAGNVHKPMEISFNELIRFPFIEILVPLECSGNNRAKFKPKVFGEQWEEGAVSQGKWKGVPLKELLDKAGLLAGSKEAVFAGMDFGERKDFKESFYFARSLPIEKALHEDTIVAYEYNGKPIPYKHGYPFRLIVPQWYAMASVKWLRNIFIIQHEFNGPFQTKDYVYYPYEDSDLDKKPVTAINVNSTIQHPLDRSIVNEGLHVIKGIAWTGTGTINEVAISFDHGDTWRKASLKYRGNEKYSWVKWHFNWEVKKGEYTILVRATDTEGNIQPIKPYWNRKGYGYNAVQKIKIQVV comes from the coding sequence ATGAATAAGCGTCTATCAGTACCTTATTTGAAAACACTCAGTCTGACACCGGAAAACCAGGAGTCTCCCATTCATTTTCTGAAGAATTGGAAAACACCGCAGGGTTATTTCTATCTAAGGAATCATTTTGCATACCCGCAAATTCATACCCGGAATTTAGTATTGTCGATTGCCGGCAATGTTCATAAACCGATGGAAATATCATTTAATGAACTTATCCGCTTTCCATTCATAGAAATTCTGGTCCCTCTGGAATGCTCCGGCAATAACAGAGCTAAGTTCAAACCAAAGGTTTTTGGTGAGCAGTGGGAAGAAGGGGCAGTCAGTCAGGGGAAATGGAAAGGAGTACCTTTGAAAGAGCTGCTGGATAAAGCGGGACTATTGGCTGGAAGTAAAGAAGCTGTGTTTGCGGGAATGGATTTCGGTGAACGCAAAGATTTCAAAGAATCCTTTTACTTTGCAAGAAGCCTGCCGATTGAAAAGGCACTCCATGAAGATACGATCGTAGCATATGAATATAACGGCAAGCCCATACCTTATAAGCATGGTTATCCTTTTCGGCTAATTGTCCCTCAATGGTATGCAATGGCCTCCGTTAAGTGGCTTAGAAATATATTTATTATTCAGCATGAATTTAATGGCCCATTTCAAACAAAAGATTACGTTTACTATCCTTATGAAGATAGCGATTTAGATAAAAAGCCTGTTACAGCCATAAATGTTAACAGCACAATCCAGCATCCATTGGATCGTTCCATTGTTAATGAGGGGTTACATGTTATAAAAGGTATTGCCTGGACTGGAACTGGTACTATTAATGAAGTCGCAATAAGCTTTGATCATGGGGATACTTGGAGAAAAGCGTCGCTTAAATACAGAGGAAACGAAAAATACTCCTGGGTAAAGTGGCATTTTAATTGGGAGGTAAAAAAGGGCGAATATACCATTCTTGTGCGGGCAACAGATACAGAGGGCAATATTCAGCCAATAAAGCCTTACTGGAACAGGAAAGGATACGGATATAATGCTGTGCAAAAAATAAAAATTCAAGTGGTATAA
- a CDS encoding erythromycin esterase family protein → MNATKRLIAAIQSEAGSLSDPFWFERIIEAAGKAKFVLLGEASHGTSEFYSIRAEISRKLIERKGFNCIAVEGDWPSCFTVNRYVKGYTPMNPLEALKDFNRWPTWMWANEEIKQLITWIHDYNQHIKEQSQMAGFYGIDIYSLWESMDEIIKLLESKGAAELEAAKKAFSCFEPFHRKPENYAVAAEFYGDACDKEVADLLLKIKNKWEETNNFEEESLNLLINSLVALNAENYYRAMVKGGPDDWNIRDHHMVSALEEVSEFYGKDAKVIVWEHNTHIGDARATDMKEEGLVNVGQILREKYGEDQVFALCFGTYSGTVIAAEQWGSEMQVMEVPPAQTGSWEDALQMAGPGDKVLLFNDENRDLFTDTIGHRAIGVVYNPEYEQYGNYVPTKISLRYDSFVFIEKTNSLKPLNLPIRTL, encoded by the coding sequence ATGAATGCAACTAAAAGGCTGATTGCAGCTATTCAATCGGAAGCAGGCTCTCTCAGCGATCCATTTTGGTTTGAGCGCATTATTGAAGCTGCCGGGAAAGCAAAATTTGTTTTATTGGGAGAAGCTTCACATGGAACATCTGAATTTTATTCTATAAGAGCGGAAATATCCAGGAAGCTCATTGAACGGAAAGGGTTCAATTGTATCGCTGTGGAAGGGGACTGGCCTTCCTGCTTTACAGTTAACAGGTATGTTAAAGGGTATACGCCAATGAACCCCCTTGAAGCACTGAAGGATTTTAACCGGTGGCCGACATGGATGTGGGCGAATGAGGAAATAAAACAGCTGATTACCTGGATTCATGATTATAATCAGCACATTAAAGAGCAAAGCCAAATGGCGGGTTTCTATGGCATCGACATATATAGTTTATGGGAGTCTATGGATGAAATAATAAAACTTCTGGAATCAAAGGGAGCAGCCGAGCTGGAAGCTGCTAAAAAAGCATTTTCCTGCTTTGAGCCATTTCACCGGAAACCGGAAAATTATGCAGTCGCTGCAGAATTTTATGGAGACGCCTGCGATAAGGAGGTTGCCGACCTTTTGCTGAAAATTAAAAACAAATGGGAGGAAACCAACAACTTTGAAGAGGAATCACTGAACCTTTTGATAAACAGCCTTGTTGCCCTGAATGCAGAAAACTATTATCGGGCGATGGTAAAAGGCGGTCCTGATGATTGGAATATCAGGGACCATCACATGGTAAGTGCACTGGAGGAAGTATCGGAATTTTACGGAAAAGATGCAAAGGTTATCGTTTGGGAACACAACACACATATTGGAGATGCAAGAGCAACCGATATGAAAGAAGAGGGGCTTGTGAATGTTGGGCAAATCCTCCGCGAAAAATACGGAGAAGACCAAGTTTTCGCATTATGCTTTGGCACTTACTCAGGTACCGTTATAGCCGCCGAACAATGGGGGAGTGAAATGCAGGTTATGGAGGTGCCGCCCGCACAGACGGGAAGCTGGGAGGATGCCCTTCAAATGGCTGGTCCCGGAGATAAAGTATTGCTGTTCAACGATGAAAACAGAGATCTATTCACAGATACTATTGGACATCGGGCCATCGGAGTTGTATATAATCCTGAATATGAACAGTATGGTAATTATGTTCCCACTAAAATTTCTCTAAGGTATGACAGCTTTGTTTTTATAGAAAAAACGAATAGCTTAAAACCGCTTAATTTGCCTATCAGAACACTTTAA
- a CDS encoding SCO family protein has product MKKVYMISAIIVVLGIAAGISFFIIRDMTSKIPEHITLLTDDEKVYDFEESDEKLKLVEFIYTHCPDICPTTTQRMNLLKSDLTNEGVFGDKVQFITVTIDPYRDTADVLKKYRSTFDIENDENWIFLTADPDTLKKDQAEIQELANTFQFQYRDPGDGFYVHSTFVYLLDENNKFIKKFPMGEDFDRNEVFKKIMKQI; this is encoded by the coding sequence ATGAAAAAAGTATATATGATTTCCGCTATTATTGTCGTATTAGGCATTGCTGCCGGCATTTCTTTTTTTATCATTCGTGATATGACATCAAAGATACCTGAACATATTACACTTTTAACCGATGATGAGAAGGTATATGACTTTGAAGAATCTGATGAAAAGCTGAAGCTTGTTGAATTTATTTATACGCACTGTCCGGATATATGTCCGACGACTACCCAAAGGATGAATCTCCTGAAAAGTGATCTTACTAATGAGGGTGTATTTGGGGACAAAGTGCAATTTATTACTGTTACGATCGACCCTTATAGGGATACCGCAGATGTTCTTAAAAAATATAGAAGCACCTTTGATATTGAAAATGATGAGAATTGGATCTTTCTTACTGCTGATCCTGATACATTGAAAAAGGATCAGGCAGAAATTCAGGAGCTCGCAAACACTTTCCAATTTCAATACCGTGATCCCGGTGATGGCTTCTATGTTCACAGCACCTTTGTGTATTTGCTTGACGAGAATAATAAATTTATTAAGAAGTTCCCTATGGGAGAAGATTTTGACAGGAATGAAGTTTTCAAAAAGATAATGAAGCAAATTTAA